A part of Nocardioides sp. WS12 genomic DNA contains:
- the nuoF gene encoding NADH-quinone oxidoreductase subunit NuoF, with amino-acid sequence MLTPVLTDMWDVERGWKLAPYESKGGYAALDIAFGMSQDDVITAVKDSGLRGRGGAGFPTGMKWSFIPQDNPRPKYLVVNADESEPGTCKDIPLMMGNPHVLVEGVIISSYAIRANKAFIYIRGEVLHVIRRVQAAVEEAYAAGHLGKNIHGSGYDLDVVVHAGAGAYICGEETALLEGLEGRRGQPRLRPPFPAVAGLYASPTVINNVESIASVPAIVKNGAAWFASMGTEKSKGHGIFSLSGHVEKPGQYEAPLGITLRELLDLAGGIRNGHELKFWTPGGSSTPLLTAEHLDIALDFEGVGAVGSMLGTRALQIFDETVCVVRAVLRWTEFYKHESCGKCTPCREGTWWLVQALTRLENGQGSEADLDQLLDQCDNILGRSFCALGDGATSPISSSIAHFREEYLAHLSHGGCPFDVAKSTAWAGTEVSA; translated from the coding sequence ATGCTGACGCCGGTCCTCACGGACATGTGGGACGTCGAGCGGGGCTGGAAGCTGGCGCCGTACGAGTCCAAGGGCGGGTACGCCGCTCTCGACATCGCGTTCGGCATGAGCCAGGACGACGTCATCACCGCCGTCAAGGACAGCGGCCTTCGTGGCCGTGGTGGTGCCGGCTTCCCGACCGGCATGAAGTGGTCGTTCATCCCGCAGGACAACCCGCGGCCCAAGTACCTCGTGGTCAATGCCGACGAGTCGGAGCCGGGCACCTGCAAGGACATCCCTTTGATGATGGGCAACCCCCATGTCCTCGTCGAGGGCGTCATCATCAGCTCGTACGCCATTCGCGCGAACAAGGCGTTCATCTACATCCGCGGCGAGGTCCTGCACGTCATCCGTCGCGTCCAGGCGGCCGTCGAAGAGGCGTACGCCGCCGGCCACCTCGGCAAGAACATCCACGGCTCGGGCTACGACCTCGACGTGGTCGTTCACGCCGGGGCCGGTGCCTACATCTGTGGCGAGGAGACCGCGCTGCTCGAGGGCCTCGAGGGTCGCCGCGGCCAGCCGCGTCTGCGCCCGCCGTTCCCCGCCGTTGCGGGCCTCTACGCCAGCCCGACGGTGATCAACAACGTCGAGTCCATCGCCTCGGTCCCGGCCATCGTGAAGAACGGTGCCGCCTGGTTCGCCTCGATGGGCACCGAGAAGTCCAAGGGCCACGGCATCTTCTCGCTGTCCGGCCACGTCGAGAAGCCCGGCCAGTACGAAGCGCCGCTCGGCATCACGCTGCGCGAACTGCTCGACCTGGCCGGCGGCATCCGCAACGGCCACGAGCTGAAGTTCTGGACGCCCGGTGGCTCCAGCACCCCGCTGCTCACGGCCGAGCACCTCGACATCGCCCTCGACTTCGAGGGTGTCGGTGCGGTCGGCTCCATGCTCGGCACCCGCGCCCTGCAGATCTTCGACGAGACCGTCTGCGTCGTGCGTGCGGTGCTGCGCTGGACCGAGTTCTACAAGCACGAGTCCTGCGGCAAGTGCACCCCGTGCCGCGAAGGCACGTGGTGGCTGGTGCAGGCGCTCACGCGTCTGGAGAACGGCCAGGGCTCCGAGGCCGACCTCGACCAGTTGCTCGACCAGTGCGACAACATCCTGGGTCGCTCGTTCTGTGCGCTCGGTGACGGTGCCACGAGCCCGATCTCCAGTTCCATCGCGCACTTCCGCGAGGAGTACCTCGCGCACCTGTCGCACGGCGGGTGCCCGTTCGACGTGGCGAAGTCCACCGCCTGGGCCGGTACGGAGGTCAGCGCATGA